The nucleotide window TGCCACCGTTACCGGCGACATAAAGGTTCCAGCCCTTTTCCGTGGCAATCACGCCGACATCTTTGCTCTGGGCCTCGGCGCATTCGCGCGTGCAGCCGGACACCGCGAACTTGAGCTTGTGGGGCGAGCGCAGGCCCTTGTAGCGATCCTCAAGGGTCAGGGCCATTTGCACGCTGTCCTGCACGCCATAACGGCACCAGGTGCTGCCCACGCAGGATTTCACCGTGCGGGTGGATTTGCCGTAGGCATGGCCCGTTTCGAAACCGGCTTCGATCAGCTCGGCCCAGATGTCCGGTAACTGGTGCAGTTGGGCACCGAACAGGTCGATGCGCTGGCCGCCGGTGATCTTGGTGTAGAGGTCGTATTTCTTCGCCACCACGCCGATAGCAATCAGTTTGTCGGCGGTGATTTCCCCGCCGGCGATGCGCGGCACCACCGAATAGGTGCCGTTTTTCTGCATGTTCGCCATGAAGGTGTCGTTGGTGTCCTGCAACGGCACCAGCGACGGATCCATGATCGGCTGGTTCCAGCACGAGGCCAGGATCGAGCCCACCGCCGGTTTGCACAAATCGCAACCGGTGTGCCCGCGGCCGTGCTTGGCCAACAGTTCGTCGAAGATGATGATTCCTTCCACCCGCACCAGGGCGTACAACTCCTGGCGGGTGTAGGCGAAGTGTTCGCAAAGGCTCTTGTCGACGCTGACGCCACGGGCGACCAGTTCATGCTCGAACACCTGCTTGACCAGCGCGGCGCAACCCCCGCAACCGGTACCGGCCTTGGTGTCGCACTTGAGTTGGCCCAGGTCCGTGCAGCCGCCGTCGATGGCCGAGCAGATCGAGCCTTTGGTGACGTTGTGGCATGAACAGATGGTCGCCGCCGCGGGCAATGCGGCCGGGCCGAGGGTCGGTGCGCCTTCGGAGGTGGGCAGGATCAGGCTGGCAGCATCCTTGGGCAAGGCGATGCCGTTCTGCATGTACTGCAGCAAGGTGTCGTAGTAGCTGTTGTCACCCACCAGCACCGCGCCGATGACACGCTTGCCGTCGGCGTCCACCACCAGGCGCCGGTAACTGGCGCTGGTTTCGTCGATGAACTGGAAGCTGCGCGAGCCCGGCGTGTGCCCGTGGGCATCGCCGATGGAGCCAACGTCGACGCCGAGCAATTTGAGCTTGGTCGACATGTCGGCGCCGGTGAACGGCTCGCCACTTTCGCCGCTCAGTTGTGCCGCGACGCTGCGGGCCATCTGGTAGCCCGGTGCGACCAGGCCGAAGATACTGCCGTTCCAGGCTGCGCATTCGCCGATGGCATAGATGTCCGGGTCGCTGCTCAAGCATTGGTCATCGATCACCACGCCACCGCGCGGGCCGATCTGCAGGTCGCTCTGGCGTGCCAAGGCATCCTGGGCACGGATACCGGCGGAAAACACGATCAGGTCGGTTTCCAGGAAGTCGTCGTTGCCGAAGTTCATCCGATAGCGGTAGTGCTCACCGGCGCTGATGGATTGGGTGCCCTTGGACAGATGCACGCCGACGCCGAGCTTTTCGATACGCGCCTTGAGGGCCAGGCCGCCCTGCTCGTCCAGTTGCACCGGCATCAGCCGTGGAGCGAATTCCACCACATGGGCTTCCAGGCCCAGGGTCTTGAGGGCATTGGCCGCTTCCAGGCCCAGCAGGCCGCCGCCAACTACCACACCACGGCGGGCATTGGTTGCGGCGGCGCGGATCGCGTCGAGGTCCTCAAGGGTGCGATAGACCAGGCGGGAATCGCCGTCTGCGCCTTCGATGGGCGGCACGAACGGGTAGGAGCCGGTGGCGAGCACCAGTTTGTCGTAGTGGATACGCTCCCCGGCGGTGACGATCTGACGGGTCTGGCGATCGATCTCCAGCACCGGTACGCCCAAGTGCAGCGTGACGCCTGGGGTCCGGTACAACGAGGCCTCGCCAAGGGCCAGGGATTCGGCGTCGCGGCCAGAGAAATACTCGGACAGGTGCACGCGGTCATAGGCACGCATCGGCTCTTCGCTGAACACATGCAGACGGTAATGGTTGAGGGCACCGCGCTCGATCAACTGCTCGATGCAGTGATGGCCGACCATGCCATTGCCGATCACGATCAGCGTTTGCAGCTTGTTCAGGGAAGCAACGTTGGAATTCATAGAAAGCACCCGACAAAAGCCCATCACGATTTTGAAAGCAAAAAAAAAGACGCCTGAAACCTTGCGGTTCCAGGCGTCTTTGCCTGTTCTGTGCGGTATCGACCCGACGACTGCGCCCGATCTACCGTTACCCCCGGCCTGCTGGCGCTCGATCTTCGTTGACCGACGGGGCTGCCCACTCGATTGTGTTCGCGGTGGGCCTGGAGGCTCTCTTGCAGCGAGCGTGCCAACCCTCATATTCCACAGGCTCCAACCGGCTCTACCCTTGTGGGGGCGGGCTTGCCCGCGAAGAGGGCCTTCTCCTCACCCTGGACATCCAGAATCTGCAGCACCGGGGCAACTGCCTTCCCATGGTGCGATCCGATGCTGCTGGCTTCATAAAAGTGCAGTGCTTCTTGCAGGATCAGAGTTGAACAGGCAGGCCTCATCGCGAGCAGGCTCGCTCCCACAGGGTCTGGTGACGAACACAGAAGCTGCGTCCGTCATAAGTCCGATGTGGGAGCGAGCCTGCTCGCGATTACGGTGCTCAGTTTTAAGGAGTGCGGGCGGCTCTCTGCACCATCGCGACGATACTCACAAAAAGCTCTTCCTTCGCTTCGTCAGCACTGACCTCACCGGTGGCGGCCGCGTTGGACAGCGCCTCTGCTGCCCCCAGCATCGCTCGCAGGCTCGCCTGGGTGATCGTTCCCGCACCCGCGAACGGCTCGAGGACGGTCCGGCATTTGCCGAGAAATATCGCTTCATATTCCCGCTTGATGTTTTCCAGCTCTGGTGAGCTGGTCAGCGCAGCTATCACGCCGGGAATTTCCCGCCCCTGCTGCAACACGCATTCGACATAGGAAGAGGCGATCACCTGGGCCCGGCCTTGCAGCGTCGGTTCGCTCGCTGCAAGGGCCGCGTCCATGAGCCCTGTCTGGCGGACATCGAAATCCTGGTAAAGCGCCGCCAGCAGCCCGGATCGACTGACGAAGTGGTCATAGACGATGGGTTTGGTCACCCCACCCTGGTCCGCGAGTCGGGCCAGGGTCAGCGCGTCACTGCCCTCCTCCCGCACCAGCCGCCAGGCGACGTCCAGCAGCTGTCGTTGCCGGTCCTGCCGGGATAAGCGACGACGAGGTACAGACGATTTTTCACCAGTGCTTGACATGCTTACTTTACCAACCGTAACTTACTATAAGTAACTTAACCAAGCATAGCCGCTTCCCCGCCGTTGTTACCAGTAGGAGTTTCGCCATGCACGCACTCATCGTTGTCGCTCATCACGACCCACGTTCCCTGACCCATAGCCTTGCCGAAAAAATAGGCCAAGGCCTGACCCATGCCGATCCCAGCCATACCTTCGAGATAGCCGATCTGGCCGCCGAAGGCTTCGACCCGCGCTTCAGTTTCGCCGACCACGCAGTCCATCGCCGCGAAGCTTCGCCACCGCCAGACGTACTGGCCGAGCAGGCGCGAATCGAGCGTGCCGATACGCTGGTACTGGTCTATCCCATTTATTGGTGGTCGATGCCAGCGTTGCTCAAGGGCTGGATCGACCGAGTCTTTTCCAACGGCTGGGCATTCGATTTCAGCCTCGACAAGCCGTTCATCCAGAAATTGCAGCACCTGCGCGTCCATCTGGTGGCGGTCGGCGGGGCCGATGCCGACTCCTTCCTGCGTCATGGCTATGGCAAAGCGATGACCACGCAAATCGATCATGGCATTTTTGATTATTGTGGCGCCCAGGTACTGAGCTCGCACCGTTTGCTCGACTCGGAGATCCTCGATCCGCAACTGCACTTGCAAGCCGCCGTCAGTATTGGCCAGCGGTTGTTCACAACAGTGGACAAGACGCTACCGCTCCACACGCCTGCCGCCCCGGCGTGACTCAGAGTGTTCGACCGTGGGCAGCGGACAGCTTTACATCCCGTCCATAGACATCCGGGATATACATCGCCTGACCCTGGTTGTCCGCTTGCACCGTCCAGTACCCCAACAGAATCGGCATCGGCCTGGCCAGCCTGAACTCATAGGTCTGTCCGTCGGCCAGCAGGGTCTCGGTGCGCAGGCGTTCGGCCGGGGTCACCAGCAGGTCCCGCAGGTGCATCACTTGCTCGATCCGTACGCATCCCGAACTGAACGCCCTCGGTCCTTTGCTGAACAGCGCCTGGCTGGGCGTGTCGTGCAGGTACACGGAAAACGGGTTGGGAAAGCGGATCACCAGTTTGCCCAGCGGATTCTTCGGCCCGGCATCCTGGCGCAGCATCAGATCGCCCGGATGATCCCAGTCGATATTCTCGGCCAACAGTGGCAGGCCATCGCGATCGATGATCCTCAGGTTCTGGCGACTGAGGAACTCAGGATCGCGGCGGATCTCCGGGAGCTTGTCTTCCTTGAGGATGGTCGGGGGGATGGTCCAGGTGGGATTGAGGGTCAGCCTCGTCACCCGGGATTTGAGCAACGGCGTCTCCCGCTCCGCCCGGCCCACCTGGGTGCGGGTTTGCCAGACCGGTGCGCCGCCCTGGTACACCGTCAGCTGGGCCGCCGCGACGTTGACCAGCACGCTGTCGGGCTCCAAGTCCTGGGCCAGCCAGCGCATGCGCTCCAGATTGATCCGCAACTGCTCGCGGCGCATGGCCGGGCTGACGTTCAGCTCGTTGACGGTCCACGGGCCCACCACCCCGTCGGCCTGCAGGGAATGCCGCAGCTGGAAACTCTTCATCGCCTCCACCAGGCTGGGGCTGTAATGTTCGTCGCCCTCGGCCGGCGGCGCACTCAGGTAGCCTTCGCTGAACAGCCGTCGCGCCAGGGCCGGTACCCGCGCGTCCTGCTTGTCCGGTTGCAACAGGGCACCGGTGGGCACCGCTTGCCATTCGGACAAAGGCTGTTGGCGCTGCTGGGCATAGAGCACACGCAGGTTGCGGTAAAGGTCCAGGCTCGGACGGGCTTGGTCAAAGGCTGCGGCCAGTTTGTTCAAACCCGGCCCGGCAATGGCCAGGATCATCGCCTGGCGGTCCTGGGGCAGCGGACTGGCCCTCCACACCGGCTCCAGGCGGTCCTGGGGCAAGTAGCCGAAACGCAGTTCGTACAAGGCCTGCAAGTAGCGCTGGCTGATGGCGATATCGACACAGTCCGGACTCAGGGACGTGTCGTCGGCCGGCAGGCTGTAGCGGGCCGGGTCCAGTCCGTCATCGGCCAGTTGCTGCAACTGGACCCGCAAGGCCATCAACCGTTCGTCGTCCGACCAGACTTCCTGGCCGGCGTTTTGCTGGTAGAACGCCTGCAAGCTCAGCATCGCCGGAAAGTCGACACCCGCCGCCAGCGCCGGGCAAGCCACCGATAACCGGGCCAGCGTGGCCTGTACAGGTAGTGGATCGCCAAACGGAACGTCACCGGCCGTCGCGACCAATGGCGAAGCGAGCAATAAAAGGCTCAAGTAACATACGGGCTTTTTGAACAACTGCTTTACTCCAATCCATGGCCGTCTCGTGACGGTTGACTTTGCGACAGGTACGACCCGCCATCATGATGCAAACGAACAATTACGGACGGGATGCCGCAAACACACATCAGCCTGTAACCCTGCGTGGATTCTTTTCAGCCACGCTGACGCTTATTCGCCGACTCTGCCTGGCCATGGCAGCACTGGGCGCGGTATGCGCTCCGGCGCTGGCTGAGCAGGCGAATTCTCAAACGCTTTACAACAGCCTCGCCCACGCCGCGCCGGAACTCAATCCCCTGGCGCTCAAAAGTGCCTTGAGCGCCATGCAATGCGCGGTTGCCAACGGCGCTCGCCGGGCCCGGCACCTGGCAGTGATCGACTACTCGCAACCGTCCACGGCCCGGCGCCTGTGGATCTTCGACCTGCAGAAAAAGAAGCTGGTGCTGCGCGACCTGGTGGCCCACGGGCAGAAATCCGGGGAAAATTTCGCCACGCAATTTTCCAATCGCCTGGGCAGCTACCAGTCCAGCCTGGGGCTGTTCCGCACCCAGGAAAGCTATCAGGGCACCCATGGTTATTCGCTGCGCATGGATGGCCTGGAACCGGGCTTCAATGACCAGGCCCGTGATCGGGCCATCGTGATCCATGCCGCCGACTACGTGAACCCGTTATGGAGCCTGCGCCAGGGCCGTATCGGCCGCAGCCAGGGTTGCCCTGCGGTGCGCCCCCAGGTGGCGCGCCAGGTAATCGACAAGCTCAAGGGCGGGCAATTCATGTTTTCCTGGTACCCGGACCCGGGCTGGCTGAAGCGTTCGGCCTATCTCAACTGCCAGCCGCAGCAGGTGGCGAGCATTCTGGCGACCAGTGGGGGCTGACGCCCACCGGATAGAAGCCTGCAATGAGGATTCTGTGGGAGCACAGCTTGCTCGCGATTGCGGTAAGTCAGTCAGCAACGATGTTGACGGGTCTGTCGCTATCGCGAGCAAGCTGTGCTCCCACAGATCCCAACGCTCCCAGGGATTGCGCCTGATCAGCGGGTGGTTAAAATGCCGGCCTTTCGAATCGCCGGCATTGCCTGATGAACCCTGAAGCCCTTCAAACCCTGCAGACCCACTTACTGACCGCCCTGGCGTCCGTGCCGGAAGAAACCCGTCGCCTGTTCCACGGCCGCGGGCGCTGCTGGCCGGGGCTGGAACAGATCACCGTCGACTGGCTCCAGGGTGTGCTGCTGGTGTCCTTGTTCAAGGAACCTGCGCCCGCGCAGTTGGACGACCTGCTGTCGACGCTGCTAGCCATCACTGCCGCGCCGGCCTGGCGACACAGCAAGGCCCATACCCTAGCGGTGCAACACCGTTATCTGCCGCAAAACCTGACCCAATGGCTGGTGGGCGAGCCCATCGATGAATGGACCCTGACCGAAGGCGGTCTGCGGTACCGGATCGACTTGGGCAAAAAGCAGAACAACGGCCTGTTCCTCGACATGCGCTACGGTCGTGACTGGGTCCGAGCCAACGCCGCCGGCAAGCGTGTGCTTAACCTGTTCGCCTACACCTGCGGTTTCTCGGTGGCGGCGATCGCCGGTGGTGCCCGGCATGTGGTGAATCTGGACATGTCCCGCGCGGCCCTGAGCCGGGGCCGCGACAACCATCGTTTGAACGGCCATGACCTGGGCCAGGTGAGTTTTCTCGGCCATGACCTGTTCAAATCCTGGGGCAAGGTGATCAACAGTGGACCGTATGACCTGGTGATCATCGATCCGCCGACCTTCCAGAAAGGCAGTTTCCTGCTGACCAAGGATTACCAGCGGGTACTGCGTCGGCTGCCGGAACTGCTGGCCGTCGACGGTACCGTCCTGGCCTGCAGCAATGACCCGGCCACCGGCCCGGACTTTCTCATCGATGGCGTCACCCGCGAAGCCCCCGGGTTGGCCTTCAGCGAACGCCTGGCCAACCCGCCGGAGTTTCCCGACATCGACAGTCAATGTGGCCTGAAGGCCCTGGTCTTCAAAGCGGTAGCACCGGCCACCAGGCGTTGACCAGCCCCATGGTCACCCGACGTACCAAGGCTTCGATTTCCCGGCTCTTGACCGAACGGTAGATGGCCATGGTGCGGCGCAGTTGATCCTCGGTGAGGGTCACCGGCCGGCCGGCGGCCCAATCCACATCCGCGACGGCTTCGAGCCTGATTCGGCGCCAGACCGTTCGCTCGCCTTCCGTGACCGGCTCCAGGGCGCTGGGCAGGTCAGGGTCCGGGTGGACCAGGTTGTCCAGCATCGCCTGGGGCCATCGGGATGGATTCACCGGCCCGCCGAAGGCATCCACCAGGTCGTCATCGAGGGCTTCCCAGACCACCAGTCCTTCAGCCCATTGGGGCGACATCAATCCCAGGTAGGGCCGCCACAACATCTCACCTGGGCTCGGGGTTTGATCGTTGGCGTTGTAAGTGTCCTGGGCATCGCTGAGCCAGCCGATAAACGCGTCCCGGGTCATCTGCGCCTCGAGTTGCGAGGGGTTGGGAAAGCGCTCCATCAGCACGTACTCCCAATTGGAAAAGTGTGCCGCGAGGAAACCCGCAAACGGCGCGCCGTCTCGGGAAAGGCGCGCACGCATGACCGACTGGAACATTCTGAAGTGCAGTTCCAGCTCCGGGAGGTCCGGCTGCTCCCTGTCCAGAATACGAGCCTGAAGGCGCGTGCGCAGTTGCCGCAGTTGCTGGTCGAAGTCGCCGATCAACGTCGGCAGGCGGTCATAGGCGCCTGGATAGCCCATGTAATGTTGCAAGACCGCGGCCGCCCTCTGGCGAACGTTGAACGACAATCCGGCAGTCGTTCCGCTATCGGCATCGCGCACGAGCGTAGAGAACCAGTCGATGAAGCTGCGCATTCCCGGATCATCGCGGGCGACCTCCAGGGCCCGCTGGAGCGAGGGCGAAATGTACAGCCAATCATCGACGGTGTACCGGAAAGACTCGGGGAAAATCGCCCGAAGGGCATTGGCCTGGACACTGGGCAACGGGTTGTCGTCGAGCCAGACCCCAAGGGAGTCCTGGTCGCTCAAGCGGGCGAGCGCGGGCAGCAGGTCATCTTGAATGCTGGTGATGCGATTGCCGCTGAGATCGACAACGAACGTATCGAAAATGAACACTTCGGAGTGCCTGGTCAACACCGACAATGCGAGCTGGGGCACCCGATCGAGCCCGGTCCGGCTCAACTCCAGCGTCATCAGGTTCACCAGCTCCGGCAGATCAGGCAGGTCCCGGCAGCTGTTTTCGTTCAAGCGCAGTTCTTGCAAGGCCGTGGCGGTGCGCAGGAATGCACTGCCCTCCTCGTCCAGACGCAGGCCACAGCGCGCCAGGTTCAGCGAGCGCAAGTCCGGCAGCGAAGTGGTCAGGGCCTGCAACTGTTCCGGAGTGAAACTCAGGTTGTCGGTCCAGATGACTTCGCGCAGGGACGGTAACCCCGCCAGGCTACCGATGGCGGCAATCACATCGGCATTGGTACCCGCCTGTGCGCTGCCGATTCCCGACAGGTCCAGCGTCCATAAAGGGATATAGGGATCGGTCCCCAGCAGAGGCGTGAATACATGCGCGTCCAGGTGCAGCGGGTTGCGACTCAACGACAGATCCACCAGTGCCGGTAGCTGCGCCACTGCAACAGGGACGGCGGTGAGATGGTTGTCCCGCAGGTTCAGCGAATCGACGCCGGGAAACATCCGCAGGAAATCCGAAGGGTCCTCCACCAGCCCCAGGTCGGTCAGGATCATCGTTTCGATGTGATCCAAACGAACGGTCACCGGAGGCAGCCGACCGATACTGACGTTTTCGATCCGCAACACCAGCTCACCGCCCTCCCTCCCCGGATCAGGCGCGCGCTGCCAGGCCCGGCGGATGATCCGGGCGATGCTCCGACGCTGCGCCAGCAGTGCCTCACGGTCCAGCGCCTGCTCGACGGGATGGTGAAATCCTTCCTGTTCCTCCCATTGCCGCAACCCTTGGTCCAGGGTGGTCCAGTCGTTCTCCAGGCGGTTGATCAAGTCATTGAAGTGAACGCTCTCGCGCTGGGCCTGCTCGACCAGGCCAAACCGCAGCCGCGTCAATGCATCCCCCGAGTGCGCGGGAAACAGCCGCTCAAGCCGCTGACTCAAACTGCCGCGCCAGTCTTGCAGCGGCAGCCGGCCACGGCCGCTGAGCGGATAGACCAGGTGCCCGTTCAACCACTGCGGACGCGACCCAAGACGGCCCAGGCTGCGCATCGCCAGGTAGGGGCGCAACGCTTGCCGGTCTTCCAGGGCTTGGGCCAGCAACTGGCGGCGAAGCATGTCCGCCTCCCAGATGTTCAAGCCCAGTGCCCTGCGGGCATCGTCCGGCATGGCCCTGAGCAGTGCATCTTCCAGATCCAGGGCGCTCCCCAGTTCCTCGCCGGCTTCGTCGAAGGGACGATACCTGTCCCCTTCCTGGCGGATGACTTTGAACGGTCCACCTTGCCCCACTTCAATCGGATCCGGCAGCTCGCGCAGCCACAGGCGCAGGTGCAAGCGCCCCTGCAATGAAGGGGTATTGGCCAGCAGATTGATGACAATGCGGTCTCGATCGACCGTGCTTTCCCCCCGTGCCAGGGCGCGCAGGGCCCGGCTCAGGCGCAGCTCGCGCAAGGCTTCGGCCCCCTGGCTGCCGAGGTTTCCCGCCACCCGCCCGTCAAGCAAACGCTGCCGGTCCTGACCTGATACGTCACGGACAAGCTCGTTGGCGATGGACTCAGGCAACCCCGGGAATGCCCTGATCAAGGGCACCGCCAGCGGATCGGTCGCGATTGGCTGCGCCATGGCCAGGGTCACTCGCCTGGCATCAAGCTCCAACCGCGCGGCCCAGCGCCCGGCGAGCAAGCGACTGCGCTCCAGCGGGGGCAAGCCGATGCTGTTCTGGCCCAGCAGCGCGGTCTGTTCATCCACCCTCAGCCCATCCAGAATGCGAGCGGCCCAGGTGTCGCGCGCGAGGTCCGCCCGGCTTAACAGGATAGAGCGCGTATCGGCCGCGTCGCCCACGGGGTAAAGCCTTACACCATCGTGGTAGCGCAACGTCATGTCCTCGGGCCAGCCCGGCAACTCCGCGAGGGTCTGGACGATGCGAAAATGCACGCCCTGCGGTGCTTCGCCACGGCGCAGACGGTCGATGGTGTGGCGTACCCATTGCCAGTTTCGTGCTTCATCCAGGGCATCGGCCAGGATGGCCGGCATCGGCTGCGCCTCGACTTGCAGGTAGCGCAAATGCGCTTCGCTGATGCCGACCTGGCGTTGCACGGTCAGGATCGTCGGGTTGTCCAGTTCCGCAGGCGTGTCGGCGAACGTGCGCAACAACTCCAGATTGCCGCGCTGCAACGGGTTGCGATGGGCCCACTGCCAGCCACGGGCGCGGCTCCATTCCAACGGCGGCGTGACACCCCTGTGCCCCGAGGGCAGGCGCAGGCTCAGGTTGTCCCGCGTGCCCTGTACTTCAAAGTAACGATCCTCGATCCGTATCCAAGCCTCATCGGCGGTCCGCCAGACACCCCAGGCGTCCTGCTCGGCCTCCACCGGTGGCAGGCGCCGTGCTTCGAAGGGGCGGACGTCGCCGTTCCACAGCCGGGTACTGCCGTCCGCCATGGGCATGGGTTCGATGGCGCCGCCCACGAAGCCCAGGTAGGCACCTTGGGCGACCCCGAACAGCACATTGAAAATATGCTCGATCCCTTCTTGCGCGTGGCCTTCGTTGAACGCCTGGATGCCTTCGAAGATCTCGTACACCAGGCGCACCCCACCGACCACCGCGGCCCCCATGCCGATGGGCATGCAGAACGGGAAGAAGGTGGCCGCTAGCATCAGCGAACGCTCGACCATAGCCTCCCAGTACTCCAGCCGTGCCAGCAGCGCCCGCCAATCCTGATCCCGGGTCGACACCATCAGCGCCGAGGCGTTGCCCAGTGCATGACCCCGCCACTCATGGTAGGCGGCGTGCCAATGATTCTCGCGCACGTCATTCAGCCCCCAGGCCACCTTGGGCACAGGGATCCGAATGCGTCGGGAATTGCCGTCCTCACCCCGCTCGCCCTCGCGCCAACCGGTGATACGTGCGTGGATTTCCTGGAACAGATTGGGGTTGTCAGTGATCGTCCACTCCACCTGATCGTGCAGGGCCGCCCCCAGGCTGGCTTGCAGACGCAACGGAAAGTACTGCGACAGATCCTGGCGATAACTGCGTTTACGGACCCGCTCGGTCAGCTCCGCCGACAGCGCCTGCAAACTTGGAAACTGCTTGAGCGGTGGCACCGTATCGTGGGGCATGTGCAGGACGATCGGACGAACGCCCTTGGCATCGCCCGCCAGCCCCCAGTACACCCGAGCGCCGAACAACGGCGCGGACAGCAGCTCCAGCGCCTTGACCTCGCAGGCCAGGGGCGACACGGGCTGCGTTTCCAGCTGAACACCGGCGTGGGCCAGCAATCGC belongs to Pseudomonas sp. B21-028 and includes:
- a CDS encoding dermonecrotic toxin domain-containing protein, with product MSTLDTHVEFIQARLPAWLKRATRPQQERFRVLTRQLQRDSDALNALLADLPSPYAFTLDLLKVQPQVQGWSRVNGGGSVADAIRRARVRRGPFVTDPSLSVIEAAMGNYPPADAVVGGDFDKKGELFIQGRTGEFNQGDTPTNRAPLDMTPAGFASLCRQVDVGGAYRQRLEQRLPRIAGEVPVVAKAYMAYARSLLAHDAYEAKLAGRLDSTGERLLAHAGVQLETQPVSPLACEVKALELLSAPLFGARVYWGLAGDAKGVRPIVLHMPHDTVPPLKQFPSLQALSAELTERVRKRSYRQDLSQYFPLRLQASLGAALHDQVEWTITDNPNLFQEIHARITGWREGERGEDGNSRRIRIPVPKVAWGLNDVRENHWHAAYHEWRGHALGNASALMVSTRDQDWRALLARLEYWEAMVERSLMLAATFFPFCMPIGMGAAVVGGVRLVYEIFEGIQAFNEGHAQEGIEHIFNVLFGVAQGAYLGFVGGAIEPMPMADGSTRLWNGDVRPFEARRLPPVEAEQDAWGVWRTADEAWIRIEDRYFEVQGTRDNLSLRLPSGHRGVTPPLEWSRARGWQWAHRNPLQRGNLELLRTFADTPAELDNPTILTVQRQVGISEAHLRYLQVEAQPMPAILADALDEARNWQWVRHTIDRLRRGEAPQGVHFRIVQTLAELPGWPEDMTLRYHDGVRLYPVGDAADTRSILLSRADLARDTWAARILDGLRVDEQTALLGQNSIGLPPLERSRLLAGRWAARLELDARRVTLAMAQPIATDPLAVPLIRAFPGLPESIANELVRDVSGQDRQRLLDGRVAGNLGSQGAEALRELRLSRALRALARGESTVDRDRIVINLLANTPSLQGRLHLRLWLRELPDPIEVGQGGPFKVIRQEGDRYRPFDEAGEELGSALDLEDALLRAMPDDARRALGLNIWEADMLRRQLLAQALEDRQALRPYLAMRSLGRLGSRPQWLNGHLVYPLSGRGRLPLQDWRGSLSQRLERLFPAHSGDALTRLRFGLVEQAQRESVHFNDLINRLENDWTTLDQGLRQWEEQEGFHHPVEQALDREALLAQRRSIARIIRRAWQRAPDPGREGGELVLRIENVSIGRLPPVTVRLDHIETMILTDLGLVEDPSDFLRMFPGVDSLNLRDNHLTAVPVAVAQLPALVDLSLSRNPLHLDAHVFTPLLGTDPYIPLWTLDLSGIGSAQAGTNADVIAAIGSLAGLPSLREVIWTDNLSFTPEQLQALTTSLPDLRSLNLARCGLRLDEEGSAFLRTATALQELRLNENSCRDLPDLPELVNLMTLELSRTGLDRVPQLALSVLTRHSEVFIFDTFVVDLSGNRITSIQDDLLPALARLSDQDSLGVWLDDNPLPSVQANALRAIFPESFRYTVDDWLYISPSLQRALEVARDDPGMRSFIDWFSTLVRDADSGTTAGLSFNVRQRAAAVLQHYMGYPGAYDRLPTLIGDFDQQLRQLRTRLQARILDREQPDLPELELHFRMFQSVMRARLSRDGAPFAGFLAAHFSNWEYVLMERFPNPSQLEAQMTRDAFIGWLSDAQDTYNANDQTPSPGEMLWRPYLGLMSPQWAEGLVVWEALDDDLVDAFGGPVNPSRWPQAMLDNLVHPDPDLPSALEPVTEGERTVWRRIRLEAVADVDWAAGRPVTLTEDQLRRTMAIYRSVKSREIEALVRRVTMGLVNAWWPVLPL